One window of the Trifolium pratense cultivar HEN17-A07 linkage group LG2, ARS_RC_1.1, whole genome shotgun sequence genome contains the following:
- the LOC123907951 gene encoding protein pleiotropic regulatory locus 1-like has translation MEAIEPQSLKKRPLDLFSPLDQQLAPPDSESKKIRVNYKVNAEYGGIQESIAQPQTKNSATKNQSQEPGLALLPGPSMPSRGSSRNFSTSSLMERMESKWPRPDWHAPWKNYRVISGHLGWVTSIAVDPSNTWFATGSADRTIKIWDLATGVLKLTLTGHIQQVRALAISNKHTYMFSAADDKQVKCWDLEQNKVIRSYHGHLSGVYCLSIHPDDNNMLVTGGRDSVCRVWDIRKQTQIHALGHDNTVCSVFTTETDPYQVVTGSHDSTIKMWDVRYYGKTLLTTLTNHKKSVRAMAPHPKQRAFASASADNIKKFTLPKGQFCHNMLSQQKTIINALAVNEEGVMVTGGDNGSMWFWDWKSGHNFQQLQTIVQPGSLDSEAGIYALTYDITGTRLISCEADKTIKMWKQDQNATQETHPLNFRPPKDIRRF, from the coding sequence ATGGAAGCAATTGAACCACAATCACTCAAGAAACGTCCCCTGGATCTATTCTCTCCACTTGATCAACAACTCGCTCCTCCCGATTCCGAAAGCAAGAAAATTCGTGTTAATTACAAAGTGAATGCCGAGTATGGTGGAATTCAAGAAAGCATTGCTCAACCTCAGACGAAGAATTCTGCTACAAAGAATCAGTCTCAAGAACCAGGGCTTGCTCTACTTCCAGGTCCATCAATGCCAAGCAGAGGATCTTCCAGGAATTTCTCAACATCTTCTTTGATGGAAAGAATGGAAAGTAAATGGCCACGACCTGATTGGCATGCACCATGGAAAAACTACAGAGTCATCAGTGGTCATTTAGGATGGGTGACATCTATTGCAGTTGATCCCAGTAATACATGGTTTGCTACTGGTTCTGCAGATCGAACTATCAAGATATGGGATTTAGCAACTGGTGTTCTAAAACTCACATTAACAGGTCACATCCAACAAGTAAGAGCACTTGCTATTAGCAACAAACATACCTACATGTTTTCTGCTGCTGATGATAAACAAGTTAAATGTTGGGATCTTGAACAGAACAAGGTTATTAGGTCTTATCATGGTCATCTCAGTGGTGTTTACTGCTTGTCTATTCATCCCGACGACAACAACATGTTAGTTACCGGAGGACGTGATTCTGTCTGCCGGGTTTGGGACATACGTAAACAAACCCAAATTCATGCTCTAGGTCATGACAATACTGTCTGCTCTGTGTTTACAACGGAAACGGACCCTTATCAAGTTGTTACTGGTTCTCATGATTCTACAATCAAGATGTGGGATGTTAGGTATTATGGTAAAACATTGCTAACTACACTTACAAACCATAAAAAGTCTGTTCGAGCAATGGCTCCACATCCTAAACAGCGAGCTTTTGCATCTGCATCGGCTGATAATATTAAAAAGTTCACACTTCCaaaaggacaattttgtcaCAATATGCTCTCTCAACAGAAAACTATTATCAATGCACTGGCAGTCAATGAGGAGGGTGTTATGGTTACCGGAGGTGACAACGGTAGTATGTGGTTCTGGGATTGGAAGAGTGGTCACAATTTCCAGCAATTACAAACAATTGTACAACCTGGTTCACTGGATAGTGAAGCTGGTATTTATGCTTTAACCTATGATATCACCGGTACGAGGCTTATATCATGTGAAGCcgacaaaacaataaaaatgtggAAACAAGATCAAAATGCCACTCAAGAAACACATCCCCTTAACTTCAGGCCTCCTAAAGACATCCGTCGGTTCTAG
- the LOC123907952 gene encoding protein pleiotropic regulatory locus 1-like, which yields MEAIEPQSLKKRPLDLFSPLDQQLAPPDSESKKIRVNYKVNAEYGGIQESIAQPQTKNSATKNQSQEPGLALLPGPSMPSRGSSRNFSTSSLMERMESKWPRPDWHAPWKNYRVISGHLGWVTSIAVDPSNTWFATGSADRTIKIWDLATGVLKLTLTGHIQQVRALAISNKHTYMFSAADDKQVKCWDLEQNKVIRSYHGHLSGVYCLSIHPDDNNMLVTGGRDSVCRVWDIRKQTQIHALGHDNTVCSVFTTETDPYQVVTGSHDSTIKMWDVRYYGKTLLTTLTNHKKSVRAMAPHPKQRAFASASADNIKKFTLPKGQFCHNMLSQQKTIINALAVNEEGVMVTGGDNGSMWFWDWKSGHNFQQLQTIVQPGSLDSEAGIYALTYDITGTRLISCEADKTIKMWKQDQNATQETHPLNFRPPKDIRRF from the coding sequence ATGGAAGCAATTGAACCACAATCACTCAAGAAACGTCCCCTGGATCTATTCTCTCCACTTGATCAACAACTCGCTCCTCCCGATTCCGAAAGCAAGAAAATTCGTGTTAATTACAAAGTGAATGCCGAGTATGGTGGAATTCAAGAAAGCATTGCTCAACCTCAGACGAAGAATTCTGCTACAAAGAATCAGTCTCAAGAACCAGGGCTTGCTCTACTTCCAGGTCCATCAATGCCAAGCAGAGGATCTTCCAGGAATTTCTCAACATCTTCTTTGATGGAAAGAATGGAAAGTAAATGGCCACGACCTGATTGGCATGCACCATGGAAAAACTACAGAGTCATCAGTGGTCATTTAGGATGGGTGACATCTATTGCAGTTGATCCCAGTAATACATGGTTTGCTACTGGTTCTGCAGATCGAACTATCAAGATATGGGATTTAGCAACTGGTGTTCTAAAACTCACATTAACAGGTCACATCCAACAAGTAAGAGCACTTGCTATTAGCAACAAACATACCTACATGTTTTCTGCTGCTGATGATAAACAAGTTAAATGTTGGGATCTTGAACAGAACAAGGTTATTAGGTCTTATCATGGTCATCTCAGTGGTGTTTACTGCTTGTCTATTCATCCCGACGACAACAACATGTTAGTTACCGGAGGACGTGATTCTGTCTGCCGGGTTTGGGACATACGTAAACAAACCCAAATTCATGCTCTAGGTCATGACAATACTGTCTGCTCTGTGTTTACAACGGAAACGGACCCTTATCAAGTTGTTACTGGTTCTCATGATTCTACAATCAAGATGTGGGATGTTAGGTATTATGGTAAAACATTGCTAACTACACTTACAAACCATAAAAAGTCTGTTCGAGCAATGGCTCCACATCCTAAACAGCGAGCTTTTGCGTCTGCATCGGCTGATAATATTAAAAAGTTCACACTTCCaaaaggacaattttgtcaCAATATGCTCTCTCAACAGAAAACTATTATCAATGCACTGGCAGTCAATGAGGAGGGTGTTATGGTTACCGGAGGTGACAACGGTAGTATGTGGTTCTGGGATTGGAAGAGTGGTCACAATTTCCAGCAATTACAAACAATTGTACAACCTGGTTCACTGGATAGTGAAGCTGGTATTTATGCTTTAACCTATGATATCACCGGTACGAGGCTTATATCATGTGAAGCcgacaaaacaataaaaatgtggAAACAAGATCAAAATGCCACTCAAGAAACACATCCCCTTAACTTCAGGCCTCCTAAAGACATCCGTCGGTTCTAG
- the LOC123907956 gene encoding protein pleiotropic regulatory locus 1-like has protein sequence MEAIEPQSLKKRPLDLFSPLDQQLAPPDSESKKNRVNYKVNAEYGGIQESIAQPQTKNSATKNQSQEPGLALLPGPSMPSRGSSRNFSTSSLMERMESKWPRPDWHAPWKNYRVISGHLGWVTSIAVDPSNTWFATGSADRTIKIWDLATGVLKLTLTGHIQQVRALAISNKHTYMFSAADDKQVKCWDLEQNKVIRSYHGHLSGVYCLSIHPDDNNMLVTGGRDSVCRVWDIRKQTQIHALGHDNTVCSVFTTETDPYQVVTGSHDSTIKMWDVRYYGKTLLTTLTNHKKSVRAMAPHPKQRAFASASADNIKKFTLPKGQFCHNMLSQQKTIINALAVNEEGVMVTGGDNGSMWFWDWKSGHNFQQLQTIVQPGSLDSEAGIYALTYDITGTRLISCEADKTIKMWKQDQNATQETHPLNFRPPKDIRRF, from the coding sequence ATGGAAGCAATTGAACCACAATCACTCAAGAAACGTCCCCTGGATCTATTCTCTCCACTTGATCAACAACTCGCTCCTCCCGATTCCGAAAGCAAGAAAAATCGTGTTAATTACAAAGTGAATGCCGAGTATGGTGGAATTCAAGAAAGCATTGCTCAACCTCAGACGAAGAATTCTGCTACAAAGAATCAGTCTCAAGAACCAGGGCTTGCTCTACTTCCAGGTCCATCAATGCCAAGCAGAGGATCTTCCAGGAATTTCTCAACATCTTCTTTGATGGAAAGAATGGAAAGTAAATGGCCACGACCTGATTGGCATGCACCATGGAAAAACTACAGAGTCATCAGTGGTCATTTAGGATGGGTGACATCTATTGCAGTTGATCCCAGTAATACATGGTTTGCTACTGGTTCTGCAGATCGAACTATCAAGATATGGGATTTAGCAACTGGTGTTCTAAAACTCACATTAACAGGTCACATCCAACAAGTAAGAGCACTTGCTATTAGCAACAAACATACCTACATGTTTTCTGCTGCTGATGATAAACAAGTTAAATGTTGGGATCTTGAACAGAACAAGGTTATTAGGTCTTATCATGGTCATCTCAGTGGTGTTTACTGCTTGTCTATTCATCCCGACGACAACAACATGTTAGTTACCGGAGGACGTGATTCTGTCTGCCGGGTTTGGGACATACGTAAACAAACCCAAATTCATGCTCTAGGTCATGACAATACTGTCTGCTCTGTGTTTACAACGGAAACGGACCCTTATCAAGTTGTTACTGGTTCTCATGATTCTACAATCAAGATGTGGGATGTTAGGTATTATGGTAAAACATTGCTAACTACACTTACAAACCATAAAAAGTCTGTTCGAGCAATGGCTCCACATCCTAAACAGCGAGCTTTTGCATCTGCATCGGCTGATAATATTAAAAAGTTCACACTTCCaaaaggacaattttgtcaCAATATGCTCTCTCAACAGAAAACTATTATCAATGCACTGGCAGTCAATGAGGAGGGTGTTATGGTTACCGGAGGTGACAACGGTAGTATGTGGTTCTGGGATTGGAAGAGTGGTCACAATTTCCAGCAATTACAAACAATTGTACAACCTGGTTCACTGGATAGTGAAGCTGGTATTTATGCTTTAACCTATGATATCACCGGTACGAGGCTTATATCATGTGAAGCcgacaaaacaataaaaatgtggAAACAAGATCAAAATGCCACTCAAGAAACACATCCCCTTAACTTCAGGCCTCCTAAAGACATCCGTCGGTTCTAG